A genome region from Clostridium pasteurianum includes the following:
- a CDS encoding MarR family transcriptional regulator — MIEKSISLIANYMWGKSIENIKNTLSEEQIKDFNMNDYYYLTMIYELKNPKLSDIADKLKVTKPAVSALAKRLAKNEMVIKIQSETDKRVYYLKLTEKALKIIEGDNELYHDIATILEEKLGDNEVEELLQYIIKNIKGGVR; from the coding sequence ATGATTGAAAAAAGTATATCTTTAATTGCAAATTATATGTGGGGAAAATCCATTGAAAACATTAAAAATACGCTATCAGAAGAACAAATAAAAGATTTTAATATGAATGATTATTACTATCTTACTATGATTTATGAACTTAAAAATCCCAAGCTAAGTGATATCGCGGATAAGCTTAAAGTGACAAAACCTGCGGTATCTGCTTTAGCTAAAAGACTTGCTAAGAATGAGATGGTCATAAAAATACAATCAGAGACGGATAAAAGAGTATATTATTTAAAACTCACAGAGAAGGCTCTTAAAATAATTGAGGGAGACAATGAACTATATCATGACATAGCCACAATTTTAGAAGAAAAGTTGGGAGATAATGAGGTAGAAGAATTATTACAGTACATAATTAAAAATATTAAGGGTGGGGTTAGATGA
- a CDS encoding DMT family transporter, which produces MSWVYLFFAIIAEVCGTTLMKKSNGFSEIRYAVIMLIFYVLSLSMLTLALKKIDISVAYAIWSAVGIVLIVIIGFIMFKEPINLYKVLFIGLIIIGVIGLNLTSKVH; this is translated from the coding sequence ATGAGCTGGGTTTACCTGTTTTTTGCTATAATAGCTGAGGTTTGTGGTACGACTTTGATGAAAAAATCTAATGGTTTTAGTGAAATCAGATATGCTGTGATTATGTTAATTTTCTATGTATTGAGTTTAAGTATGTTAACACTTGCACTTAAGAAAATAGATATAAGTGTTGCATATGCTATATGGTCCGCGGTTGGTATAGTACTAATAGTGATAATAGGTTTTATAATGTTTAAAGAGCCTATAAATTTATATAAAGTACTATTCATTGGTTTAATTATAATAGGTGTTATAGGATTAAATTTAACATCTAAAGTTCATTAA
- a CDS encoding alpha/beta hydrolase, whose protein sequence is MQKAVEINSRNLILRGMLHIPDKVEGKVPIVIIYHGFCGNKMGPHFMFVKLSRALEKLGIASARFDFAGSGESDGKFENMTFNKEVFDANKILDYVKELKFVDKSRIAILGFSMGGAIASVIAGERNEEINTLCLWAPAGNMEEIILSDNYIGNEYDEFIKKGTFSVEGLSLGKEFVDDIKTANIFSKAAKYDGRTLIVHGTKDEIVPMDTSRHYIEIYGKNSDLKFIDGANHMFEKNIWEKEIIYITQKYFYEKLIGKENYSEKLA, encoded by the coding sequence ATGCAGAAAGCAGTTGAAATAAATAGTAGAAATTTAATTTTAAGAGGAATGCTTCATATACCTGATAAAGTGGAGGGAAAAGTACCCATTGTTATAATATATCATGGCTTTTGTGGAAACAAAATGGGGCCTCACTTTATGTTTGTTAAATTATCGAGAGCTCTGGAAAAATTAGGAATTGCAAGCGCTAGATTTGATTTTGCTGGAAGCGGCGAAAGTGATGGAAAGTTTGAAAACATGACTTTTAATAAAGAAGTTTTTGATGCCAATAAGATTTTGGACTATGTAAAAGAACTTAAATTTGTTGACAAGAGCAGGATTGCAATACTTGGTTTTAGCATGGGCGGTGCTATAGCAAGTGTTATTGCAGGAGAGAGAAATGAAGAAATCAATACTTTATGTCTTTGGGCGCCAGCGGGAAATATGGAAGAAATAATATTATCAGACAATTATATTGGAAATGAATATGATGAATTTATTAAAAAGGGAACTTTTAGTGTGGAGGGTTTATCGTTAGGTAAAGAATTTGTAGATGATATTAAAACTGCTAATATTTTTAGTAAAGCAGCTAAGTATGATGGTAGAACTCTTATTGTCCATGGAACTAAGGATGAAATTGTGCCAATGGATACATCTAGACATTATATTGAAATTTATGGTAAAAACTCCGATTTGAAGTTTATAGATGGCGCTAACCACATGTTTGAAAAGAACATCTGGGAGAAGGAAATAATTTATATTACTCAAAAATATTTTTATGAAAAGTTAATTGGAAAAGAAAATTACAGCGAAAAGTTGGCATAA